The Acidimicrobiales bacterium sequence GCCCTTGTTGCACGCGCGACAGTTGCCGCACACGGCCCGCCAGTTCAGGATGACGAAGTCGCCGGGCTCGACCTCGGTGACGCCGTCGCCGACGGACTCCACGATGCCGCTCGCCTCGTGGCCCAGCAGGAACGGGAACTCGTCGTTGATGCCACCCTCGCGATAGTGCAGATCGGTGTGGCACACGCCGCAGGCCTGGATCGCGACGACGGCCTCGCCCGGGCCGGGGTCCGGGATCACGATGTTCTCGATCGTGACCGGCTCACCAACCGCCTTGGCCACCACACCCTTCACCGTCTGCGCCATGTCGTCTGCCCCCTGAGGCTCTCGTCGGACGCGAAACCGTAGCAGTCGTCTTCGGCCCCCCGGCTTTGGCCCGACGCCGGACTCAGCCGGCGAGAAGCAGCGGCTCGACGTGATCCCAGGTGCCGGGGACGACACCGAGCATCTCTTCGCGGCCGACGGCTTCGAGGTCGTCGAACTCCAGGCCGGCGAGTTCGTCGACGATCGCGTCGTAGTCGTCGTGCAGGACGCGGTTCGTGGGGTCCAGCCCGCTGACGATCGCGAGTCCTGTCGGCTCGACGTCGACGGTCGTGACGGTGAGGTCCGGCCGGTGGCGACGCAGGGCGACCACGACCTTCCAGACGTCGCCGGACCAGACGACCGTCGAACGGTCGCGCGACGCGGTCTTCGCGTCGATGGGGAGACAGTCGTGGATCATGATGATGCCGTCGGCGTGGGAGTGCGCCTCGACGTTGGCGACGTCGCGCAGCGTCTGCTCGTGGAGGTGCAGGCCGTCCACGAACGCGAGGTCGATCGGGCCGCCCAGCAGACCGACGAGCTCGGGGTCGGCGAAGAAGGCATCGGATGTTGCCGGCACGATGACGGTGTTCTCCGGCGGGTTCTCGACCTTCGGCTCGGGGTCCACGCCGACGGTGCGGGTGCCGGGTCGGACGAAGGACAGCGAGTGACCCTCGTGCACGCCGATCTCGAGATAGCGCTCGGGCTGCACGATCTCGTGCGCCCGGCGGAGGAGCCCGTAGTAGGTGGAGATGTCGGTCATCGGTCGCGTCCTAGGTCGTTCGGCGCCAGTGGACGCCAGTCCAGTCGACGGGCACGATCTCGTCGGTGATGCCATGCCGGTCGCGATAGTCGGTGCACGCCTGGCGACACGGTTCCCAGGCGCCGTAGTCGTCGACGATGACGTAGCCGCCGACGGAGAGCTTCGGGTAGAGCGCCTCGAGGGCATCCATCGTGGACTCGTACATGTCGCCGTCGAGCCGCAGGATCGCAAGCTGGTCGATCGGCGCGGCGGGAAGGGTGTCGCGGAACCAGCCCTCGAGGAACTGCACCTGGTCGTCCAGCAGGCCGTAGCGGGCGAAGTTGGCCCGTACCTGGTCAGCGGACACGGCGAGCGTGGGGACATCGCTCATGTCGTGGCCGACGTCCTGCGGGAACGCCGTGGCATCGGGCGCAGGCAGACCCTGGAAGCTGTCGGCGACCCACACCCGCCGGTCCGCGTCACCCCACGCGTCGAGCATTCCCCGCATCAGGATCGTCACGCCGCCCCGCCAGACGCCCGTCTCGATGAAGTCGCCGGGGACGCCGTCCGCCAGCACCGAGTCGACGCAGCGACGAACGTCGGCGAGCCGTTGGCGCCCGACCATGGTTTCGGCCGCGGGCGGCCAGTCGTTGCCGTCGTCGCGCGTTGCGGGGTCCCCACCGCGGCGGGTGAGCCGCCAGCCGTGCGAGCGCAGGGTCGACCGCAGCTCCTCGCTGTCGCCGGGCCACTCGGCGAGGTCGACGTCGTGGGCCTCCTCGTCGAGGAAGAGCTCGCGCGTGAGGCATCCCATGAGGAGGTCGACATAGCGGTCGCGAAGCACGGTGGCGGTGACCATCGCCGCAGCCTATTGAGGTCGTGGAAGAACCCAGATGCCGTGGGGCGCACTCGGGAAGAAGGCCAACGTGCGCTCCTCCTGCAGCGTGAAGCCGAGGCGTTTCGCCACGTTCTGCGACGACGTGTTGGACGGCAGGATGACGCTGAACAGGCGATCGTCGTCGTGGTTCGCCCACGCCCACTCGACGGTTGCCCGCCCCGCCTCGGTCGCGTAGCCGTGTCCCCAGTGGGCCGGATCGAACGTCCAGCCGCATTCGAGCCCGGGCCAATCCGCCCGCTCCGGCCGGTGGGTGCCGGCCCGACCGATCAGCTCGCCGGTCGCTCGCAGCTCGACCGCCCACTGGCCGGAGTTCCGCAGCGCCCACTGCCCGAGGTGGTGCGCCATCTGACGCCACGCGGCCTCTCGATCGAACGCTTCGGGGATGTGGAGTGACGCCCGTACCTCTGGGGAGGTGTGGATCGCGAGATACCGGTCGATGTGGTCCTCCCGGAACGGTCGGAGCAGAAGTCGATCGGTCTCGACGGTGGGGCACGATGACACGGCTTCAAAGTATCCGGCGACGGACGATACGGTCGCGGCGTGCTCCACTTCGCAATCCTCAGGACTGCGGGCGAAGTCGACGCTGCCGTGCGGGAGGTCCTCGACGCGCCTCGTCCGCCGACGCGGCGCGTCGGTGGCGAGCACCTCTTTCGGCTGGTGGGTGAAGGGACAGCCATTGCGCTGTGGTCGGACTACGGGCGGCCGTGGGCGAGTGACGATGAGGGCGTGACCGCGATGGTTGGGTCGCCGCGCCTGATCGGTACGGGCGCCGAAGATCTTCTCGATCGCCTGGCTGTCGACGGACCGGGCGGGGCGAGACGCTTCGACGGCAGGTTCACCGTCCTCCGCCTCGAGAGCGACGGAGGCGGATGGCTCCGATCGGATCGATTCGGATTGTCGCCTGTCTATCGAGGCATGGCGGGGGAGACCGAGGTTCTTTCGAACCGGCCGGCGATCGTCGCTCGGCTCATCGAGGCCGCAGCCGGTCGGCGGGTCGCTCGGGATCGGGCGACGGCGATGAGCGTGGCGGTGCTCGGTACTGCGTTGGGTGACGAGTCCGGCTTTGAGGGCATATGCCGGGTGCCGGATCGCCACGATGTCGACCTGCCGACGCGTGGTCCCTCAGCCGATGTCGAGACGTGGCCCCACATGTGGGCTGATGATGGCGCGGCGATCGACGGTTCGCCTGTAGAGATCGTCACCGCAGTCACGGATCGACTCGTGGCATCCGCGCGACAGCTTGCCCTGGACCACGGCGGTGTCATCGACGCAGAGCTGACGGGCGGGCGTGACTCGCGCCTCATGCTCGCGCTCTTTCGTCTCGCCGGGGTCGAGGATCGGGTTCGTTTTCACACGTTCGGGGACCCCGGAGCATCTGATGCTCGGGTGGCCAGGTACCTGGCGGAGTCGTTCGACTTGGACTGGGAGATGCGGCGGGCGCGTCAGCATGAGTTGTCGGTCGAGGGATTCGTCCGTCGAGTGAGCAACCTGTCCGGCGAGTTCGGCGCGGGCGGCATCATTCCCCCCGAGGCCGGCACGATCCTCTGTTCGGGGATGTTGGGCGAAGCGCTCTCCGCAAAGTACCGCAACTCGAAGCCGGCGACCGTCGGCCGTGCGACGGCCCGACTCAAGGAAATTCTCGTCAGGTCGCAACCGTTCACGAAGCGGTCCACGGTCCGCGCGGTCATGAGCCGAGTGACCGAGGGGGTGGTGGAGTCGGCCGACGCCGGCTGTCCGCCGCGTGCCCTGCTCGATGCGTTCTATCTCCGCGAGCGGGAGCGTCGCTGGATCGGCTCTCGCCCGGATCGGTGGGACCGCAACGTCTTTCCGCTCTACTCACCCGACGCCATCATCGCCAACATGCGCCTCCCGGTCGACGATCGGCACGGGGAGCGCATTCACAGCGCCATCATTGCTGCGGCAGGTCTCCCGAACGGCAACCCGGATGAGGAACTGCCGAGAGCGCCGGACGCTCCTCCGCTGGCTGATCTCGGTGGACTGCGTTGGGCGGATGTTCTCGTCGAGATGGCACATGAGACACGTGCGAGTCCGATGTCGGAGTGCATCGACACACGCGCGGTCGTCCGTGCGGCCGAGAACCTGGCCGGACTCGGACGTGTCGAGCGCCAGCAACTGTTGGACGCCCTGACCGCGCTTGCGTGGATGACGCCGGGGTTGATCCCAGCGTACTTCGACAACTGAACAGAGCAGGAGCTCGTCGGACCACCGGTACTCTCGGCTCCGTGGGCACTGGCTGATCGTCGCCGCGATTCGGCGACGATTCGCCATGTCGCCGTCGACGCACGAGGTCGAGGTGTGGTCGCGGCCGTGGGACCTCCCCCGGGTGCCCCGCCAGAAGGTGACCGACGCCCTGACGGCGCTCGTGTGGGCAGATCCCGCGCTCTGCCCCGCGACGGTCGACGGCTGACCGGTTCGCCCGCCGGGAACGCCGTGCCGTACGGTCCGCACCCGTATGTCGTGGCTGCTCGATGAACGGACGGAACTCGAGTCGCTCGGCGACGGGCGCTACCGGCGCCTGATCGACGACGGGGAGTTCTGGGGCACGGGGAGCCCCTTCGGCGGCTATCTCATGGCGCTCGGGTTCGCCGCCATGCGCCACGAGGTCACCGACGACGCCCGCCTGCCGCGCGTCTACACGCACCAGTTCCTTCGGCGGGTGCCGGTCGGTCCGCTGGGGATCGAGGTCACCACCGAGCGAGTCGGTGCCCTCGTGCACTCCGTCACAGCCCGGTTCGTGGTGGGGGACGACACGGTCGGTGTTGCGACGGGGATGTTCACCGGCGACCGCGAGGGTCCGCACTATCTCGACGAGCCGATGCCCGCGGTGGCACCGCCCACCGAGCCCGACCCGGCGCCGGTCCCGGGCTGGGCGACCAACGTGCACGGTCGTTTCGTGCCGTACCGCCGATTCGGTGAGGACGGCGCGGTGGTGCCGAACGAGGACGGCGGCTGGCTCCGGATGGTCGAGCCGGGGGACTGGGATCACCGACTGGCACTGATGTGCAGCGACGTGTGGCCGCCGCCTGTCGTTCGGCATCCCGACCGGATGTGTGCCACGCCGAGCCTGCACCATGTCGTGCACTTCGGGTCCGACGTCGGCGGCAGCGGAGACCAGGCGCTGTTGGTTCGCCACCGCGCAACCCGTGGCCACGGCGGCCTGACCGACGAGGACATCACGCTGTGGGCCGACGACGGCCGGTTCCTGCTGAAGGCCCGCCAGCTCCGCACGGTGATCGACCTCTCCCGGATCGACACTTCGTCCTTCACCTGAGGATGGGGCAGGATGGCGGCTCACCCGTCGTGCAGGAGTCAGCAATGAAGTTCGGAATCGGATTCGCCAACACCGTCACCTTCGTCAGCGGCGAGGGAGCGGCCGAGCTGGGCAAGGCCGCCGAGGACACCGGCTTCGAGTCGTTGTGGACCGTCGAACACATCCTCTATCCCGAGGGATACGAGTCGACCTATCCCTATGCACCCGACGGCAAGATGCCCGGCTCGGGCGACAGCCCGATTCCCGATCCGCTCATCTGGCTCGCCTACGTCGCCGCGAACACGACGTCGCTCAACCTCGCCACCGGCATCTCACTGCTGCCCGAACGCCACCCCGTGACCTACGCGAAGGAGGTTGCGACCCTCGACATGATGTCCGAGGGACGGGTCATCCTCGGTATCGGCATCGGCTGGCTGAAGGAGGAATTCGAGGCGCTCGACATTCCGTGGGAGGGCCGCACCCGGCGTACCGAGGAGTACGCCGACGTCATGCGTGAGCTCTGGAAGAAGGATGACGTGTCGTACGCCGGCGAGTTCATCAACTTCGACAACATCTCCTCGAACCCGAAGCCCCACGACGGTGCGGTGCCGATCCACATCGGCGGCCACAGCCGGGCGGCGGCCGAGCGGGCCGGGCGGATGGGCGACGGCTTCTTCCCGGCCAAGGGCGAGGTGGCCGAGCTCTTCGAGATCGCCCGTCAGACCGCGGCCGACAACGGTCGCGATCCCGATGCCATCGAGATGACCAGCTCGCATCCGGGGATCTTCGGTGACGATCCGCAGGCCGCGGTCGAGGAGGCTGCGAGCTGGGGCATGCACCGGATGATCGTGCCCGGCTTCATGTTCATCGGGAGCCCCGCCGACAAGATGGCGCCCTGGGCCGAACTCATCGCCGCCAACTCGTGAGAATGGACAGTGGGGTCAGACCCCTGTCCATTCTCAGCTCCGGCGCAACGGGCGGCTGTGGTCCCAATCGGCGATGAGGCTGCGGATCGCGGTGATCAGGATCAGCGGCACGTCCAACATCGGATGGTGTCCGGCGGTCGGGAGTTCGATCACCGGGGCGACGCGGCCGAGCTGCTCGTACATGTACTCGCCGATGTCGCGGGTGACGAGTCCGTGCTCGCACCGAAGCAGGGCCACCCGGCAGGTGACGTGGGGGAGGAGTTCGGCCGCGTCCTTGCGGGCCGGCATGAAGATCGACGAGTCGAACTTCCAACGCCACTTGCCATCGGGGTCCTGGCGGAGAGAGCGCTCGGCGATGTGCTGCTTCACGTACGGCAGGTAGACGTCCTGGCCCGGCACGGCGCGGAACCGAGCGATCGGTCCGTCGGGCTCGTCGTACTCCCGCTCCTTGTTGAAGGTCTCGGACGCCCGCGCCTGGCGGACCTCCGGGTCGATCTCGATGACCGGCGAGTCGATGATCACGGCGCCGGCGAGAAGCGATGCGTGGCGCGCCGCGGTGGCCACCGTGACGAACCCGCCCATCGAATGTCCGACGAGCAGCGGTGGCCCGTCGAAGGCGGCGTCGCGGATGACCGCAGCGACTTCGTCGCACCATTGGTCGAGCGAGTATTGATCCCGCCGGTCGCTGTCGCCGTGTCCGGACAGATCGACGGCGGCCACGGAGTGACTCGCGAGGAAGGCGGGGGCGATGTGGCTCCACCAGTGGGCATGGGCCGCGCCGCCGTGGACGAAGACGATGCCGGGCCGCCCGGGGTCGCCCCACGACAGATAGTGGATCTCCGCCCCATCGACCTCGACGCGGCGATCCTCGGGAATCACCGAGACCGCGTCGGTGAACCAGGTCGGTGTGTCGGTCATGGATCCGACGCTACCGGCGACTGCGGGGCCCGATGTCGTCCATGGTCGTCGCGATCAACGCCTCGCCGAGGAGGTGGCGAGCCGAGGCGAGGGCGATCGCGGCGATCCCGGCGCAGACGAGGAATCCGACGCCGAGGTTCGACACGCCGCTGATCACGCCGATGAGCGGCGCGCCGAGCCCGAAGGCCAGATCGAAGAACATCGAGAAGCTGCCGATCGCCTGGCTGCGCTCCTCGTCGGGGGCGCGGTCGACCACCAGCGCGAAGAGGGCCGGGAACAGGAATGTCTGTGCGACCGCGAGCACCGCGGCGGCGAGATAGGCGCCCGCCGGTTCCTGCCACACGAAGAGCAACAGGAGGCCGACCACGCCGAACGAGAGCGAGATGCGGGTCGTGGGCAGCGGGCCGAGCCGGTCGGGGAGTCGGGCCGCGCCGATGCGGAGGGTGATGACGACAGCGCCGAACACGACGAACAGGCGCTCAGGACTCTCCATCCCCATGCGTTCTCCGTGCACGACCGCGAACGCGAGGAATCCGGTGTAGCCGAGCAGGCCCGCGAAGAGCATCACTCCCGGTCTGATCGCGGCCGGGTGGATGAGGCGGCGCAGCGCGGGGAAGGGTGGACGGATCGCCGGCGGGCCGGGTGCCGTCGTGCCGACGAACGCCGCGCTGACCGCGAGCGCACCGGCGATGAGCCATACCCAGTCGGTGCCGTGCGTGTCCCGCAACCAGCCGCCGAGCAGCGGCCCGACCAGCAGGGAGCCGTAGATCGTCAACGAGAAGTACGACGCCGCCTCCGCCCGCCGGTCGTCGCCGGTCAGGTCCTGGATCGAGCTGGCGATCCCCACGAAGACCGCAGCTTCACCGATCCCGGTGACAGCACGGATCGCGATGACGGCGGGAATCGACGCCGCCAGCGCGGTGGTCGCCGTGGCGGTGCCGGCCACGACGCAGCCGACCAGGACGAGCGTTCGCCGTCCGAGGCGATCGCCCAAGGGTCCGATGAACGGGCGGATGACCGCGGCGGCGATTCCGAAGGAACTGACGGCGAGACCGACCTGGAAGTCGATACCGCCGAGTTCCTCCTCCACGAAGAGCGGGAGGACCGGCAGCGTCATGTTCAGACCGAGGAAATAGAGCGATGACGCCGCACACAGCGCGAGGAAACGCGGTGTGATCAGACGGGTCGACATCGTCGGAGCCTGGCGGGTCAGTCGGTGAACGCCAACTCGGGCCGCTGCGGGTCGTATGCAACGGGTCGAGGGGACACCGCGTTCGGGTCGAACCCCGCCGTCAATTCGTCGATGTCGGCTTCGGTCCCGGCGGCGATGGCGAGCGATCGTCCGATCCCCGCCAGGAGTGAGCCAACCGTGCCGCCGCGGTCGCGCCAATCCTGCAGTCCGGCCGACCCGTCGCGCTTGGCGAGCCGCTCGCCCGCCGCGTCCACCACGAGTGAAACGTGGACCCACTCGGGCTCCTGCGTCCCGAGGACGCGATGCAGATGCGCGTGCCGAGGCGTCGATGGCAGGAGGTCGTCACCTCGGACCACCTGGTCGACACCCTGGAACGCGTCGTCGACCACGACGACCAGGTTGTAGGCCGGCGTGCCGTCGAACCGTTGGAGCACGAAGTCGTCGACGACTTGCCGGTGCGCCCCGTGAAGCCGGTCGTGGATCGTGACATCGGCGCCCTCGGCTCGGAGTCGGATCGCCGGTGGTCGTCCGCGGGAGCTGCGTTCGGCGAGCTCTGCCCGGCTCAGGTCCCGGCAGGTCCCGGGGTAGGAACCGGGGGGACCGTGGGGAGCCGTCGGGGCCTCGCGGATGTCCTTGCGGGAGCACCAGCACGGGTAGGTGAGACCGGCCGCCCGCAGGTCCGCGAGGGCATCGCCGTACGCATCGAGGCGGTCGCTCTGGCGGAGTTCGGTGCCGTCGAACTCCAGGCCCAGGTCGCCGAAGTCGCGCCGCTGGCTCGCCTCGTGCTCCGCCGTGGCGGTCGTGTCGAGGTCCTCCCACCGCAGCAGGAATCGTCCGTCGTCGACCCGGGCGAACAGCGCCGCAGCCACCGCGGTTCGCAGGTTTCCCACGTGGAACGTGCCCGTCGGGCTCGGGGCATAGCGACCGGTCGGCACGACGGAATCGTGCCACGCCGGCGGCGTCGGATCAGGCCAGCAGTTGCTCGATCACGAGGGCGACCCCGTGCTCGACGTTCGTGGTCGTCTCCTCGTCCGCAACGGCCTTGACCATGTCGAGCGCGTTGCCCATGGCGACGCCGCGGCCGGCCCAGCGCAGCAGTGACAGGTCGTTCTGGTTGTCGCCGAAGGCCAAGACCTCGTCTGCCGTGAAGCCGAGTGAGGTCGCCAACCGTTCGACGGCGGAGCCCTTGTCGGCCCCGGGCGGCGTCACCTCGATGAACTCCACTCCCGAGGTCGTGATGTTCACCTCGTCGGGCATGAAGGGTTCCACCGCCTCGACGAGATCCACACGACCGATGTCGGGGTGGGCGATGAACATCTTGCCGATCTCGTCGCGCCGGTGCTCCGGCGTGGGCTTCACCGACCGGGGGCGGCCGTCCAGATTGACCGGAGAGAGCTCGACGAACCGCTCGTCCCACACCATCTCGTCCGCGAGCTCGAAGCCGAAGCCGACGTCGCCGAGCCCGCGGCGGGCCGCCGCGACCATCGCCTCGATGGTGTCGGGCGCGAAGACGATCCGCTCTTCGACCGATCGCGACACCGCGTCGACGCGATGCCCACCGTTGGATCCGATGAAGTGATGGAGACGGGCGCCGGTCGAGGTCGCCATGTCGAGCCCGTAGAACCAGCTTCGTCCGGTGGCGGCACACACATGGATACCCGCGTCCGACGCCGCGTTGATCGCGGCGACCGACCGGGCCGCCGGGCGATGATCCGAACCGAACAGCGTGCCGTCGAGGTCGGTCGCGATCAGTCGTATGGACATCGACCCGGGTCTAGCAGAGCATCGCGCTCGGGCCGCCGAGGTTTCGGCTGGAAGGCGGACGCCGAGCGGTGACGCCCGGCAGTTGGCGGCGCGGCGCCATGCCTGGTGAAGTGGCGCCGTGACCCTCTCGGACCTCCGCGTGATCGACCTCTCCGACGGCATCGCCGGCGCCTACCTCGGACGCCTGTTCACCGACGCCGGCGCACAGGTCGTGCGGGTCGAGCCCGCCGACGGCGCCACCCTGCGCCGACGGTCCGCTACGCCGCTGCGCGACGGCGCATCCGGACCGCTGTTCGCGTTCCTGGCCGCGGGGACCCGGTCGGTCGTCGGCGCGCTCGGCGACGACGCGACCGAAGCCCTCCTCGCGTCGGCTGCCGCCGTGGTCGTCGACGGCTCCACGGCGGCGGCGGACGTGCTCGCGATCGCCCAACGGCATCCGCACATCGTGGTGGCCTCCATCCGGGCGTACGGCCTCACCGGGCCGTGGGCGGATCGGAAAGCCAACGAGTTCCTCCTCCAGGCGGATGCCGGATCGGTGCTGTGCCGGGGCCACGTGAGCCAGGTGCCGTTCGCCGCCGGGGGCGACATCTTCGAATGGACGGCAGCCTCGTACGCGGCGCCGCCCACGCTGGCTGCCATCGATCGTGCCAATCGCTGCGGGGTCGGCGACGTGATCGACGTGTCGATCGCAGAGGCCTGTTCGATCTCGGCATCGACGTTCGCCGATCTCTCGGTGCAGATGAGCGGCCGTGAGGAGCTCCCACTGCGGAGCATCGAGGCGCCGTCGATCGAGCCCGCCGCCGACGGATGGGTGGGGTTCAACACCAACACGAGGCAGCAGTTCCAGAGCTTCTGTCTGATGATGGATCGTCCCGACCTGATGGAGTCGGAGTGGGCGGACCTGCGGCAGCGGACGGCCCGGCTCGAGGAATGGAACGCCATCGTCCGAGCGTGGACGACGCAGCACACGGTGGACGAGATTGTCGAGTGGGCCAGCGACCTGCGTGTGCCCGTCGCCCGGGTCAACGACGGCGCGGGGGTGCTCGAGGAGCCCCATCTGGTGGCGCGCGAGTTCTTCGTGGATCATCCCGGCGGATTCCTCGCGCCGCGATCACCACGGCTCATGAGCGGCGAACGGCCCCCGTTGCCCGGCCCGGCACCGGCGATCGGCGAGGCCGATCCCGCCGATCTCGACCCGGTGGCGCCGTCGCGGTCGGCAACCGGATCCGCGGATCCCGAGCGTCGACCGCTGGAAGGCATCCGGGTTCTGGACCTGACCAGCTGGTGGGCGGGACCCTCGTCCACGCAAGCCCTCGCCGCGCTCGGCGCCGACGTGATCCACATCGAGTCGACCTCGCGTCCCGACGGCATGCGCCTCACGGGCATCATGTTCGGCGCCGACGACTGGTGGGAGTGGGGCCACATGTTCGTCGCCGCCAACGCCGACAAACGCGACCTGACACTCGACCTCACCTCGGCGCGAGGACGCGACCTCCTGCTCCGTCTGGTCGACACGGCCGATCTCGTCGTCGAGAACTTCAGCCCGCGTGTCATCGAGCAGTTCGACCTCGACTGGGACGTGATCCACGAGCGCAACCCGGCGACCGTCATGGTGCGGATGCCGGCCTTCGGCCTCTCCGGGCCGTGGCGCGACCGGGTCGGGTTCGCCCAGACGATGGAGCAGATGTCGGGCATGGCCTGGCTCACCGGCCATCCGGACGACCAGCCGCGGATCATGCGCGGTCCGTGCGATCCCATCGCGGGGATGCACGGGGCGTTCGCCGCGCTCCTCGGGCTACGCGAGCGCGACGCGACCGGTGAGGGCGTGCTGATCGAGTCCCCGATGGTCGAAGCCGCGATCAGCTGCTCGGCGGAGATGATCGTCGAGTGGACGGCAGCCGGGGCGAAGCTCGAGCGGCTCGGGAACCGCGGCAGGTTCGCTGCTCCGCAGGGTGTCTACCCGGCGAGCGGAGAGGAGGAGTGGGTCGCGGTGTCCGTGGAGCACGACGACGAATGGGCGGCCCTCGCCCCCTTGCTCGGCCTCGATCCCGCGAGTGCACCGTCGCCGGACCAGCGGCAGGCCCAGCACGACGAGATCGACGTCGCGCTCGCCGCGTGGATCGCGGCGCGATCCGCTTCGTCGGCGGTCGCGACACTGGAGGACGCCGGCATTCCTGCCGTCGAGTGCCGCAACCACGGCGTGCTCCGGTTCCATCCGCAGTTCGCGGCGCGCGGCTTCTACGAGGAGGTCGCGCACCCGGCGGTAGGCACGCACCTGATGCCCGGCCAGCCGTATCGGATGCGGGGCGTCGACCGGTGGGTCCGGACCCCGAGCCCGACGCTCGGCCAGCACAACCGCGATATTGTCGCATCGCTCGGCCTGAGCGACGACGAGATCGCCGCGCTCGAGTCGGCCGGCGAGGTGGGGACGACGCCCGTCTTCTAGGCCCCACCTGTCGCGACACAGCACAACGGTCGCCGATTTGCGACACTGCATCGATGAGCGACGAGCCCGATCATGGCCACGGACACATGGTGCATCGGCACCGTGATGTGCAAGGCGGAGAGGCGCGAGCTGCCGTCTTCGGTGTGAGCGACGGCCTGGTTTCGAACGTCGCGCTCATCCTGGGCATCGCCGGAGCCAGTACCGATGGTTCGCTCGTGCGCCTCGCCGGCATCAGCGGACTGCTCGCCGGCGCCGTGTCGATGGCCGCCGGTGAATGGGTCTCGGTGCGCGCCCAGAACGAGCTCGTCGAGCGTGAGATCGAGATCGAGCGTCGGTCGCTCGAGGAGAACCCGGCCGCCGAGACGCGTGAGCTCGCCGCCATCTACCGGCAACGCGGCCTGAAGCCCGAGCGGGCCGAGGAGCTGGCCGAGGAGATCATGGCCGACCCGGAGATCGCGCTCGACGTGCACGCCCGCGAAGAGCTCGGGGTGGATCCCGAGGGCGCGGGACGCCCGTTCGCGGTCGCGGTGGCGTCGTTCTGCGCCTTTGCCGTCGGCGCGATCCTCCCGCTGGTGCCGTGGTTCGTCACCGACGGAACCGGGGCCGTCATCGCGTCCGTCGTTCTCGGCCTCGGCGGCGCGGCCATCGTCGGTGGCGCGATCGCCGTGTTCA is a genomic window containing:
- a CDS encoding class I SAM-dependent methyltransferase encodes the protein MTDISTYYGLLRRAHEIVQPERYLEIGVHEGHSLSFVRPGTRTVGVDPEPKVENPPENTVIVPATSDAFFADPELVGLLGGPIDLAFVDGLHLHEQTLRDVANVEAHSHADGIIMIHDCLPIDAKTASRDRSTVVWSGDVWKVVVALRRHRPDLTVTTVDVEPTGLAIVSGLDPTNRVLHDDYDAIVDELAGLEFDDLEAVGREEMLGVVPGTWDHVEPLLLAG
- a CDS encoding TylF/MycF/NovP-related O-methyltransferase, whose protein sequence is MVTATVLRDRYVDLLMGCLTRELFLDEEAHDVDLAEWPGDSEELRSTLRSHGWRLTRRGGDPATRDDGNDWPPAAETMVGRQRLADVRRCVDSVLADGVPGDFIETGVWRGGVTILMRGMLDAWGDADRRVWVADSFQGLPAPDATAFPQDVGHDMSDVPTLAVSADQVRANFARYGLLDDQVQFLEGWFRDTLPAAPIDQLAILRLDGDMYESTMDALEALYPKLSVGGYVIVDDYGAWEPCRQACTDYRDRHGITDEIVPVDWTGVHWRRTT
- a CDS encoding GNAT family N-acetyltransferase, producing MSSCPTVETDRLLLRPFREDHIDRYLAIHTSPEVRASLHIPEAFDREAAWRQMAHHLGQWALRNSGQWAVELRATGELIGRAGTHRPERADWPGLECGWTFDPAHWGHGYATEAGRATVEWAWANHDDDRLFSVILPSNTSSQNVAKRLGFTLQEERTLAFFPSAPHGIWVLPRPQ
- a CDS encoding thioesterase family protein, with amino-acid sequence MSWLLDERTELESLGDGRYRRLIDDGEFWGTGSPFGGYLMALGFAAMRHEVTDDARLPRVYTHQFLRRVPVGPLGIEVTTERVGALVHSVTARFVVGDDTVGVATGMFTGDREGPHYLDEPMPAVAPPTEPDPAPVPGWATNVHGRFVPYRRFGEDGAVVPNEDGGWLRMVEPGDWDHRLALMCSDVWPPPVVRHPDRMCATPSLHHVVHFGSDVGGSGDQALLVRHRATRGHGGLTDEDITLWADDGRFLLKARQLRTVIDLSRIDTSSFT
- a CDS encoding LLM class F420-dependent oxidoreductase, with amino-acid sequence MKFGIGFANTVTFVSGEGAAELGKAAEDTGFESLWTVEHILYPEGYESTYPYAPDGKMPGSGDSPIPDPLIWLAYVAANTTSLNLATGISLLPERHPVTYAKEVATLDMMSEGRVILGIGIGWLKEEFEALDIPWEGRTRRTEEYADVMRELWKKDDVSYAGEFINFDNISSNPKPHDGAVPIHIGGHSRAAAERAGRMGDGFFPAKGEVAELFEIARQTAADNGRDPDAIEMTSSHPGIFGDDPQAAVEEAASWGMHRMIVPGFMFIGSPADKMAPWAELIAANS
- a CDS encoding alpha/beta hydrolase; this encodes MTDTPTWFTDAVSVIPEDRRVEVDGAEIHYLSWGDPGRPGIVFVHGGAAHAHWWSHIAPAFLASHSVAAVDLSGHGDSDRRDQYSLDQWCDEVAAVIRDAAFDGPPLLVGHSMGGFVTVATAARHASLLAGAVIIDSPVIEIDPEVRQARASETFNKEREYDEPDGPIARFRAVPGQDVYLPYVKQHIAERSLRQDPDGKWRWKFDSSIFMPARKDAAELLPHVTCRVALLRCEHGLVTRDIGEYMYEQLGRVAPVIELPTAGHHPMLDVPLILITAIRSLIADWDHSRPLRRS
- a CDS encoding MFS transporter, translating into MSTRLITPRFLALCAASSLYFLGLNMTLPVLPLFVEEELGGIDFQVGLAVSSFGIAAAVIRPFIGPLGDRLGRRTLVLVGCVVAGTATATTALAASIPAVIAIRAVTGIGEAAVFVGIASSIQDLTGDDRRAEAASYFSLTIYGSLLVGPLLGGWLRDTHGTDWVWLIAGALAVSAAFVGTTAPGPPAIRPPFPALRRLIHPAAIRPGVMLFAGLLGYTGFLAFAVVHGERMGMESPERLFVVFGAVVITLRIGAARLPDRLGPLPTTRISLSFGVVGLLLLFVWQEPAGAYLAAAVLAVAQTFLFPALFALVVDRAPDEERSQAIGSFSMFFDLAFGLGAPLIGVISGVSNLGVGFLVCAGIAAIALASARHLLGEALIATTMDDIGPRSRR
- the gluQRS gene encoding tRNA glutamyl-Q(34) synthetase GluQRS, whose translation is MPTGRYAPSPTGTFHVGNLRTAVAAALFARVDDGRFLLRWEDLDTTATAEHEASQRRDFGDLGLEFDGTELRQSDRLDAYGDALADLRAAGLTYPCWCSRKDIREAPTAPHGPPGSYPGTCRDLSRAELAERSSRGRPPAIRLRAEGADVTIHDRLHGAHRQVVDDFVLQRFDGTPAYNLVVVVDDAFQGVDQVVRGDDLLPSTPRHAHLHRVLGTQEPEWVHVSLVVDAAGERLAKRDGSAGLQDWRDRGGTVGSLLAGIGRSLAIAAGTEADIDELTAGFDPNAVSPRPVAYDPQRPELAFTD